A region of Paenibacillus sp. JNUCC-31 DNA encodes the following proteins:
- a CDS encoding sugar efflux transporter — MINRFISLFSIPSYALLFMCMALQGMGISLSTPFLSIYFTEQLGVSIGMFGLYLAVTLIAGIWISTLIGRRSDLGLNRKSVYLFSTLANALAFSGYLFIHDFPILFIYMTVFTALGAPGMPQLFAISREAVIKSHFTERAFANSTLRSAFSLGFITGPLIGTLLLAAIGFKGIFLGTIGAFLLVALLVFLFLKSNTEMKSNHAEVKIKNFRLAQNRDILLPFLILILMYTAHWMSSINTALFITNNLGGTTSDVGLVSSICAALEIPFMIVLGLLSAKYSNRILVFCGAIFGGAYYFVILISNAMWQMLSAQILLAVFVAVISAIGISYIQDLLPRMPGYASTLYSNSSTIGRLIGSLLGGGVASIVGYRYSFIFCFILIIVAVIMLVVSGRQPADEPQIST; from the coding sequence ATGATCAATCGATTTATCAGCTTATTTTCCATTCCTTCGTATGCTTTACTCTTTATGTGTATGGCATTACAAGGAATGGGCATTTCGCTCAGTACCCCCTTTTTATCTATTTATTTCACGGAACAGCTTGGCGTATCTATTGGCATGTTTGGGCTTTATCTAGCCGTTACACTAATTGCAGGAATATGGATCAGTACACTTATCGGGAGACGTTCTGACCTCGGCTTAAATCGAAAGAGCGTTTATCTTTTCTCTACTCTCGCTAATGCCCTGGCTTTTAGTGGTTACTTGTTCATTCATGATTTTCCAATTTTGTTCATTTACATGACTGTGTTTACTGCCCTTGGTGCACCAGGGATGCCTCAGTTGTTCGCTATTTCCAGAGAAGCAGTGATAAAGAGTCATTTTACTGAGCGTGCGTTTGCTAATTCTACCTTGCGTTCTGCTTTCTCTCTCGGCTTTATTACAGGTCCTTTAATCGGCACTTTATTACTCGCTGCTATTGGATTTAAGGGAATTTTTTTGGGTACAATCGGAGCTTTCTTGCTTGTTGCTCTGCTTGTTTTCCTGTTTCTCAAATCAAACACAGAAATGAAGAGCAATCATGCTGAAGTGAAAATAAAGAATTTCCGGCTGGCTCAAAACCGAGATATTTTGCTTCCTTTTCTAATTCTGATACTCATGTATACAGCTCATTGGATGAGCAGCATAAACACGGCTCTCTTTATTACAAACAATCTTGGGGGAACGACAAGCGATGTCGGTTTAGTCAGCAGTATATGTGCTGCACTGGAAATTCCTTTTATGATTGTACTCGGTCTACTTAGTGCAAAGTATAGTAACCGAATCTTGGTGTTTTGCGGGGCTATTTTCGGAGGAGCTTATTATTTCGTTATCCTTATTTCGAACGCGATGTGGCAAATGCTTTCAGCACAAATTTTGCTCGCTGTTTTTGTCGCCGTCATTTCTGCGATTGGAATTAGCTACATTCAGGACCTGCTGCCCAGAATGCCAGGATATGCTTCCACACTCTATTCGAATTCATCCACAATCGGCAGGCTGATTGGTAGTCTTCTTGGTGGTGGAGTAGCCAGCATTGTGGGTTACCGATACTCATTTATCTTCTGCTTTATACTTATCATTGTTGCTGTAATTATGCTTGTGGTAAGTGGACGACAGCCTGCAGATGAACCGCAAATTTCAACCTAA